From Pseudoleptotrichia goodfellowii, a single genomic window includes:
- the rplJ gene encoding 50S ribosomal protein L10, giving the protein MPAQSKLEAVEKLTAKLKDAKAMVFVDYRGISVNEDTELRKQARESGVEYFVAKNRLMKIALKSVGIDTNFDDLLEGTTSFAVGYEDGVAPSKLVFDFGKKLKDKLIIKGGMLSGDRVDTKTVEALAKLPSREELLSQIAYGLLSPVRMLAVGLSNLAEKVESGQPLEAKAEETAETAE; this is encoded by the coding sequence TTGCCGGCACAATCAAAATTGGAAGCGGTTGAAAAATTGACTGCTAAATTAAAAGATGCTAAAGCAATGGTTTTTGTTGATTATAGAGGAATCAGCGTAAATGAAGATACTGAATTGAGAAAACAGGCTAGGGAATCAGGAGTTGAATACTTTGTTGCTAAAAACAGATTGATGAAAATAGCTTTAAAATCAGTAGGTATCGATACAAACTTTGATGATTTATTGGAAGGAACTACATCTTTCGCAGTAGGTTATGAAGATGGAGTAGCACCGTCAAAATTAGTTTTTGACTTCGGTAAAAAGTTAAAAGACAAACTAATCATTAAAGGTGGAATGTTAAGCGGAGACAGAGTTGACACAAAAACTGTTGAAGCATTGGCTAAGTTGCCTTCAAGAGAAGAATTGCTTAGTCAAATCGCATACGGATTGTTATCTCCAGTAAGAATGTTAGCTGTGGGATTATCAAATTTGGCTGAAAAAGTTGAATCAGGACAACCGTTGGAAGCAAAAGCTGAAGAAACAGCAGAAACTGCTGAATAA
- the nadR gene encoding multifunctional transcriptional regulator/nicotinamide-nucleotide adenylyltransferase/ribosylnicotinamide kinase NadR, translating into MGKNNKKQIKNGIIFGKFYPLHTGHVDFIQRASGLSENLYVIVCTDKKRDIELFEKSQMKKMPTEKDRIRFAEQTFKYQDNIKILHLSEDNIPPYPNGWKEWTKRVKELLSENHLKIDTIFTNETQDVENYKKNFVDSDNSYEVFDRELKVETIDTLRNNFHISATEVRKNPYHNWQYIPKYVREFFVLKVAIIGSENSGKTNLTNKLANYYNTSCVREYRKKYIEEVLAGKSDNMQYEDYSRIAYEHNREITDSGANADKLTFIDTEYTSLQVFSIINTGEEHPVIKDFIKNSKFNIIIYIEKDRNKEYDKILKKLLEKYNIKYFTIKNEECNFTEIYNKSIEIIDDFISI; encoded by the coding sequence TTGGGAAAAAATAATAAAAAACAAATAAAAAACGGAATAATTTTCGGGAAATTTTATCCGCTTCACACGGGACACGTTGATTTTATCCAGAGAGCAAGCGGACTTTCAGAAAATCTTTATGTAATAGTGTGTACGGATAAAAAACGGGATATTGAGCTGTTTGAAAAATCTCAAATGAAAAAAATGCCTACTGAAAAAGACAGAATAAGATTTGCCGAGCAGACATTCAAATATCAGGATAATATAAAAATACTGCATTTATCCGAAGATAATATACCACCTTATCCTAACGGTTGGAAAGAATGGACAAAAAGAGTAAAAGAACTTCTTTCGGAAAATCATTTGAAAATAGATACGATTTTTACTAATGAAACGCAGGATGTAGAAAATTATAAAAAAAATTTTGTTGATTCGGACAATTCTTATGAAGTTTTCGATAGAGAACTGAAAGTCGAAACAATAGATACTTTAAGAAACAATTTTCATATAAGTGCTACTGAAGTAAGAAAAAATCCTTATCATAACTGGCAATATATCCCTAAATATGTAAGGGAGTTTTTTGTATTGAAAGTTGCGATAATAGGCTCTGAAAATTCGGGAAAAACAAATTTGACAAATAAACTGGCAAATTATTACAATACATCATGTGTCCGTGAGTACAGAAAAAAATATATAGAAGAAGTGTTGGCGGGAAAATCCGATAATATGCAATACGAAGATTACAGTCGTATAGCTTATGAACATAATCGTGAAATAACCGATTCCGGAGCAAATGCAGATAAACTGACTTTTATAGATACTGAATATACTTCGTTGCAGGTATTTTCAATTATAAATACAGGAGAAGAACATCCTGTAATAAAAGATTTTATAAAAAATTCAAAATTTAATATAATAATTTATATAGAAAAAGATAGAAACAAAGAGTACGATAAAATTTTAAAAAAATTGCTTGAGAAATATAATATAAAATATTTTACGATTAAAAACGAAGAATGTAATTTTACTGAAATTTATAATAAAAGCATAGAAATAATAGATGATTTTATTTCAATATAA
- the rplL gene encoding 50S ribosomal protein L7/L12, which translates to MAFNKDQFIEDLKNMTVLELKEVVEAIEETFGVSAQPVAVAGGAAGAGAGAAEEKSEFDVILVSAGAAKLGVIKEVRAITGLGLKEAKELVEAGGKAVKEGVSKEEAEALKAQLEGAGATVELK; encoded by the coding sequence ATGGCATTTAATAAAGATCAATTTATAGAAGATTTGAAAAATATGACAGTATTGGAATTAAAAGAAGTAGTAGAAGCTATTGAAGAAACATTCGGAGTTTCTGCACAACCGGTAGCAGTAGCAGGAGGAGCTGCAGGAGCAGGAGCAGGAGCTGCTGAAGAAAAATCAGAATTTGATGTAATTCTTGTATCTGCAGGAGCTGCAAAATTAGGAGTAATTAAAGAAGTAAGAGCAATCACAGGATTAGGATTGAAAGAAGCTAAAGAATTAGTTGAAGCAGGAGGAAAAGCAGTTAAAGAAGGAGTTTCCAAAGAAGAAGCAGAAGCTTTAAAAGCACAATTGGAAGGTGCAGGAGCAACTGTAGAATTGAAATAG
- the rplA gene encoding 50S ribosomal protein L1, producing the protein MAKRGKRYSDISQKVDKMKVYTPEEALDLVFDTKSAKFVETVELAIRLGVDPRHADQQVRGTVVLPHGTGKTIKILAITSGENIQKALNAGADYAGDDEYISKIQGGWMDFDLVIATPDMMPKLGKLGKTLGTKGLMPNPKSGTVTTDVEKTVEEFKKGKVAFKVDKLGSIHLPIGKVNFDKQAIVDNFKVALDQIIKLKPSASKGQYLRTVAISLTMGPGIKIDPLLAGTFATK; encoded by the coding sequence ATGGCAAAAAGAGGAAAAAGATATAGTGATATCTCTCAAAAAGTAGATAAAATGAAAGTATACACTCCAGAGGAAGCGTTGGATTTAGTTTTTGACACTAAAAGTGCTAAATTCGTTGAAACTGTAGAGTTGGCAATAAGATTGGGAGTAGATCCGAGACATGCCGATCAACAAGTTAGAGGAACTGTAGTTTTACCTCATGGAACAGGAAAAACAATTAAAATATTAGCAATCACTTCAGGAGAAAATATCCAAAAAGCATTGAATGCAGGGGCTGACTATGCAGGTGATGATGAATATATATCAAAAATTCAAGGCGGATGGATGGACTTTGATTTAGTAATAGCAACTCCTGACATGATGCCTAAATTAGGAAAATTAGGAAAAACTTTAGGAACTAAAGGATTAATGCCTAACCCTAAATCGGGAACTGTTACAACAGACGTTGAAAAAACAGTTGAAGAATTTAAAAAAGGTAAAGTAGCATTTAAAGTAGATAAATTAGGTTCGATTCATTTACCTATAGGTAAAGTTAATTTTGATAAACAGGCTATTGTAGATAACTTTAAAGTTGCCTTGGATCAAATTATAAAATTGAAACCTTCTGCATCAAAAGGTCAATATTTGAGAACAGTTGCAATTTCATTGACTATGGGACCTGGAATTAAAATAGATCCTTTATTGGCAGGAACTTTTGCAACAAAATAA
- the rpmG gene encoding 50S ribosomal protein L33, protein MRVQVILECTETKLRHYVTTKNKKTHPERLEMRKYNPVLKRHSLYREVK, encoded by the coding sequence ATGAGAGTACAAGTTATTTTAGAATGCACAGAAACTAAGTTGAGACATTATGTTACAACTAAAAACAAAAAAACTCATCCTGAAAGACTGGAAATGAGAAAATACAATCCTGTGCTTAAAAGACATTCTCTATATAGAGAAGTTAAGTAA
- the rplK gene encoding 50S ribosomal protein L11 yields MAKEVIGKIKLQLEAGKANPAPPVGPALGQHGVNIPEFCKAFNAQTQDKMGFVIPVEISVYADRSFTFILKTPPASDLLKKAAKTQKGAANSKKDVAGKITKAQLKEIAETKMPDLNAGSVEAAMNIIAGTARSMGIKIEE; encoded by the coding sequence ATGGCTAAAGAAGTAATCGGAAAAATTAAATTACAGTTAGAAGCAGGAAAAGCAAATCCGGCTCCACCGGTAGGACCTGCATTAGGACAACACGGAGTAAACATTCCGGAGTTCTGTAAAGCGTTTAATGCACAAACACAAGATAAAATGGGATTTGTAATTCCGGTTGAAATATCGGTTTACGCAGACAGAAGTTTTACATTTATACTTAAAACACCGCCTGCATCAGACTTGTTGAAGAAAGCTGCAAAAACTCAAAAAGGCGCTGCTAATTCCAAAAAAGATGTAGCAGGAAAAATTACAAAAGCTCAGTTAAAAGAAATTGCCGAAACTAAAATGCCCGATTTAAATGCGGGAAGCGTTGAAGCTGCTATGAATATAATAGCAGGAACTGCAAGAAGTATGGGAATAAAAATAGAAGAATAA
- the nusG gene encoding transcription termination/antitermination protein NusG — MEEVVNDEVKYEKKWYIIHTYSGYEKKVATDLEKRIESLNLTDRVFRILVPEEEVLEEKRGKMVKVPRKLFPSYVMVEMLSVKEENDLGLGYRVDSEAWYVIRNTNGVTGFVGVGSDPIPLSDEEASNLLSKIGINGFENENKFNIDVEIGEKVIVKKDSFLDQEGEVAEIDYEHGRVKVLLEVFGRLTPVEFEYNEIQKR, encoded by the coding sequence ATGGAAGAAGTTGTGAATGATGAAGTTAAATATGAAAAAAAATGGTATATAATTCATACTTATTCGGGTTATGAAAAGAAAGTAGCAACCGACTTGGAAAAAAGAATCGAATCATTGAATTTGACCGACAGAGTTTTCAGAATATTAGTTCCTGAAGAAGAAGTTTTGGAAGAAAAAAGAGGTAAAATGGTAAAAGTTCCGAGAAAACTCTTTCCGAGCTATGTTATGGTGGAAATGCTTTCGGTTAAAGAAGAAAATGATTTAGGACTGGGATACCGTGTAGACAGTGAAGCGTGGTATGTAATAAGAAATACCAACGGTGTTACAGGATTTGTAGGGGTAGGAAGCGATCCTATACCTTTATCCGATGAAGAGGCATCTAATTTACTGTCTAAAATAGGAATTAACGGTTTTGAAAATGAAAACAAATTCAACATCGATGTAGAAATCGGTGAAAAAGTAATTGTAAAAAAAGACTCGTTTTTGGATCAGGAAGGCGAAGTAGCTGAAATTGATTATGAGCACGGAAGAGTTAAAGTGTTGCTTGAAGTTTTCGGAAGACTTACTCCTGTAGAGTTTGAATATAATGAAATCCAAAAAAGATAA
- the rpoB gene encoding DNA-directed RNA polymerase subunit beta, with protein MNKLIERYSFGKIVDRGEMPHFLEFQINSYEDFLQAKVPPQKRENKGLEGIFNEIFPIESSNGLLKLEYLWYEIHDNDEPLNDELECKKRGKTYSGQLKVRLKLTNKRTQEIQETLVHFGDIPLMTEQATFVINGAERVVVSQLHRSPGVTFNKELNIQTGKDMFIGKIIPYKGTWLEFETDKNDILNVKIDRRKKVLSTVFLKAVDFFANNAEIMDEFFEEKEVDLKPLYKKYKDEELEDVLKNRLEGSFNKEDILDEETGEFIVESEELIDNIVIEKLIENKIDKITIWEVKPEDRIIANSLIHDNTKTNDEAVIEVFKKLRPGDLVTVESARSLVKQMFFNPQRYDLANVGRYKINKRLKLDLPEDEIVLTKEDVLQTINYVRNLVNGEGFTDDIDNLSNRRVRGVGELLSIQVKGGMLKMAKMVKEKMTIQDITTLTPQSLLNTKPLNALILEFFGSGQLSQFMDQSNPLAELTHKRRISALGPGGLSRERAGFEVRDVHNSHYGRICPIETPEGPNIGLIGSLSTYGKVNKYGFIETPFVKIENGKANFDEIEYLGADEEEGLFIAQADTLIDEDGNFLTDEVVCRYGEEIVHIDKSKVDLLDVSPKQLVSVSAGLIPFLEHDDANRALMGSNMQRQAVPLLKTEAPYVGTGLERKVAIDSGAVITSKATGKVTYVDANRIIVTDKSGKEFVHRLLNFEKSNQSMCLHQKPIIDLGDKVKKGDIIADGPSTAGGDLALGKNILLAFMPWEGYNFEDAILISERLRKDDVFTSLHIEEFDIEARTTKLGDEEITREIPNVSEEALRNLDENGIIRIGAHVNPDDILVGKVTPKGESEPPAEEKLLRAIFGEKAKDVRDTSLRLPHGVKGTVVDVLVLSKENGDDLKAGVNKLVRVYIAEKRKIMVGDKMSGRHGNKGVVSRVLPVEDMPHLENGTPIDVCINPLGVPSRMNIGQVLEVHLGLAIGDIDKYIATPVFDGAKENDVKDYLEEAGYSRTGKVKLIDGRTGEPFDNPVTVGRMYMLKLHHLVEDKMHARAIGPYSLVTQQPLGGKAQFGGQRLGEMEVWALEAYGASNILQEMLTVKSDDISGRTKTYEAIVKGQSMPEADAPESFRVLIKEFQSLGLDVTLYDREGEAIELDKNVDM; from the coding sequence ATGAACAAACTTATTGAAAGATATAGTTTCGGAAAAATAGTAGATAGAGGAGAAATGCCTCATTTTTTGGAATTTCAAATAAATTCTTATGAAGATTTTTTGCAGGCTAAAGTACCGCCTCAAAAAAGAGAAAATAAAGGATTGGAAGGAATTTTCAATGAAATTTTTCCGATTGAATCAAGTAACGGTTTATTAAAACTGGAGTATTTGTGGTATGAAATACATGATAACGACGAACCTCTTAATGACGAATTGGAATGTAAAAAAAGAGGAAAAACTTATTCGGGACAATTAAAAGTAAGACTGAAATTGACTAATAAAAGAACACAGGAAATACAGGAAACATTGGTTCATTTCGGAGATATACCTTTAATGACTGAACAGGCTACGTTTGTAATTAACGGAGCTGAAAGAGTTGTCGTTTCACAACTGCATAGATCACCGGGTGTTACATTCAATAAAGAATTGAATATTCAAACAGGTAAAGATATGTTTATTGGGAAAATAATTCCTTATAAAGGAACATGGTTGGAATTTGAAACCGATAAAAATGATATTTTAAATGTAAAAATTGATAGAAGAAAGAAAGTATTATCTACAGTGTTTTTAAAAGCTGTGGATTTCTTCGCGAATAATGCCGAAATAATGGATGAATTTTTTGAAGAAAAAGAAGTAGATTTAAAACCTTTATATAAAAAATATAAAGATGAAGAACTTGAAGATGTATTGAAAAACAGACTTGAAGGAAGTTTCAATAAAGAGGATATTCTTGACGAAGAAACAGGAGAGTTTATAGTAGAATCCGAAGAGCTTATAGATAATATAGTTATTGAAAAACTGATAGAAAATAAAATTGATAAAATAACAATATGGGAAGTAAAGCCTGAGGATAGAATAATTGCCAATTCGCTTATACATGATAATACAAAAACCAATGATGAAGCTGTTATAGAAGTATTTAAAAAATTGAGACCGGGAGATTTGGTTACTGTAGAAAGTGCGAGATCACTGGTAAAACAGATGTTCTTTAATCCTCAAAGATACGATTTGGCTAATGTAGGAAGATATAAAATAAATAAAAGACTTAAACTTGATTTGCCTGAAGATGAAATTGTTCTGACTAAGGAAGATGTTCTTCAAACGATCAATTATGTGAGAAATCTTGTAAACGGTGAAGGATTTACAGATGATATAGACAATCTTTCAAACAGAAGGGTAAGAGGAGTCGGAGAGTTGCTTTCGATTCAGGTAAAAGGCGGAATGTTGAAAATGGCTAAAATGGTCAAAGAAAAAATGACTATTCAGGACATCACTACATTGACACCTCAAAGTTTATTGAATACAAAACCTTTGAATGCTTTGATTCTGGAATTTTTCGGAAGCGGACAGTTGTCGCAGTTTATGGATCAGTCGAATCCTTTGGCAGAATTAACTCATAAAAGAAGAATATCTGCATTGGGACCCGGAGGGCTTTCGAGAGAAAGAGCCGGATTTGAAGTGCGGGACGTTCATAATTCACATTATGGAAGAATTTGTCCGATAGAAACTCCGGAAGGACCGAATATAGGATTGATAGGGTCATTATCAACTTACGGAAAAGTAAATAAATACGGATTTATAGAAACACCTTTTGTAAAAATAGAAAACGGAAAAGCAAATTTTGACGAAATAGAATACTTAGGTGCAGATGAAGAAGAAGGATTGTTTATCGCTCAGGCTGATACGCTTATAGATGAAGATGGAAACTTCCTGACTGATGAAGTTGTATGCAGATACGGTGAAGAAATCGTACATATTGATAAATCGAAAGTTGACTTGCTTGATGTGTCGCCTAAGCAGCTTGTGTCAGTGTCTGCCGGATTGATACCTTTCCTTGAACACGATGATGCCAACAGAGCGTTGATGGGATCGAACATGCAACGTCAAGCGGTACCTTTATTGAAAACAGAGGCTCCTTATGTGGGAACAGGACTTGAAAGAAAAGTGGCTATAGATTCGGGAGCAGTTATAACGTCTAAAGCAACAGGGAAAGTAACATATGTAGATGCAAACAGAATAATAGTAACTGATAAATCAGGAAAAGAGTTTGTTCACAGACTGCTGAATTTTGAAAAATCCAACCAGTCAATGTGTCTACATCAAAAACCTATTATTGATTTAGGAGATAAAGTTAAAAAAGGAGATATAATTGCTGACGGACCGTCAACTGCAGGTGGAGATTTGGCATTAGGAAAAAATATACTCTTGGCATTTATGCCTTGGGAAGGATATAATTTCGAGGATGCGATTCTGATATCTGAAAGACTTAGAAAAGACGACGTATTTACTTCGCTGCATATAGAAGAATTTGATATTGAAGCGAGAACTACAAAACTTGGAGACGAGGAAATAACGAGAGAAATACCTAATGTTTCCGAAGAAGCATTGAGAAACCTTGATGAAAACGGAATTATAAGAATAGGAGCTCACGTAAATCCTGACGATATACTTGTCGGAAAGGTAACTCCTAAGGGAGAGAGTGAACCGCCTGCTGAAGAAAAATTATTAAGAGCGATTTTCGGAGAAAAAGCTAAAGATGTAAGAGATACATCATTAAGACTGCCTCACGGAGTAAAGGGAACAGTTGTAGATGTATTGGTACTTTCCAAAGAAAACGGAGACGATCTGAAAGCGGGAGTAAATAAACTGGTTAGAGTGTATATCGCTGAAAAAAGAAAAATAATGGTTGGAGATAAAATGTCGGGAAGACATGGAAATAAAGGAGTTGTTTCGAGAGTATTACCTGTCGAAGATATGCCTCACCTTGAAAACGGAACTCCGATAGATGTATGTATAAATCCATTAGGAGTGCCTTCGCGTATGAATATAGGACAAGTATTGGAAGTACATTTGGGACTTGCTATAGGTGATATAGATAAATATATAGCAACACCGGTATTTGACGGAGCGAAAGAAAATGACGTGAAAGACTACCTTGAAGAAGCGGGATACAGCAGAACGGGAAAAGTAAAACTGATAGACGGAAGAACAGGAGAGCCTTTTGATAATCCTGTAACGGTAGGAAGAATGTATATGCTTAAACTTCACCATCTGGTTGAAGACAAAATGCATGCAAGAGCAATAGGACCTTATTCCCTTGTGACGCAGCAGCCTTTAGGAGGGAAAGCACAATTCGGTGGACAAAGACTTGGAGAAATGGAAGTTTGGGCTCTTGAAGCATATGGAGCATCAAATATTCTACAGGAAATGCTTACGGTTAAATCGGATGATATAAGTGGAAGAACGAAAACGTATGAAGCTATAGTTAAAGGTCAGTCAATGCCTGAAGCTGACGCACCTGAATCATTCAGAGTATTAATAAAAGAATTCCAGTCTTTAGGACTTGATGTAACTCTTTATGACAGAGAAGGCGAAGCAATAGAATTGGATAAAAATGTAGATATGTAG
- a CDS encoding OmpP1/FadL family transporter, with amino-acid sequence MKLKIAILSLLASTILSAASIDYLSNNSASFFQNPSQTGKISVEGIFYNPAGTAFLEDGTYLNLNMQNSLIEESMTLNGKKYKSNNYAGAPSFNLLYKKNNFSLFGNASVIAGGATLKYKDGVVGVQLAGDAFNELTRGRLGAKLTENSFKGQNRYYQLMVGGAYKVNDQFSVSGGLKYVLGVRKLKGNATYSYNPLVGRAIGLTGNELHLDSERTASGVGGTIGFDYKPTDTLNFAVKYDTPVKLKFKAKATEYKGMSVAGRPVGISLFYPEYADGAEYRRDLPGVLSLGVSKDFGKFTYSAGYVHYFNKAAKLDRFKYKDGHEYNFGVDYRLNEKFTLHAGFNYADTGAPRNTFTDVEYAVNSQIYAAGLTYKPTESSEWKFGIAHVSYNSSNGEKEKTALPGVSLDKSKVKYDKSINVFTLGYTHKF; translated from the coding sequence ATGAAATTAAAAATAGCCATCTTGTCATTACTGGCAAGTACAATTTTAAGTGCAGCAAGTATTGATTATTTATCAAATAACTCTGCTTCATTCTTTCAAAATCCTTCACAAACAGGAAAAATATCAGTAGAAGGAATATTTTATAATCCTGCAGGGACAGCGTTTCTGGAAGATGGAACATATTTGAATTTAAATATGCAGAACTCTTTAATAGAAGAATCAATGACATTGAACGGTAAAAAATATAAATCAAATAACTATGCAGGAGCCCCTTCATTCAATCTTTTGTATAAAAAAAATAATTTCTCGTTATTCGGAAATGCAAGTGTTATAGCAGGAGGAGCTACATTAAAATATAAAGACGGTGTAGTGGGAGTTCAACTTGCGGGAGATGCTTTTAATGAGTTGACAAGAGGACGTTTAGGAGCAAAACTTACTGAAAACAGTTTTAAAGGACAAAACAGATATTATCAGTTAATGGTAGGCGGAGCTTACAAAGTGAATGATCAATTCTCGGTATCGGGAGGATTGAAATATGTTTTGGGAGTGAGAAAACTTAAAGGAAATGCCACTTACAGCTACAATCCTCTTGTAGGAAGAGCTATAGGACTGACAGGAAATGAATTACATCTTGATTCTGAAAGAACTGCAAGCGGTGTAGGAGGAACAATAGGATTTGATTATAAACCTACAGACACATTGAATTTTGCAGTAAAATACGATACACCTGTAAAATTGAAATTTAAAGCAAAAGCAACTGAATATAAAGGAATGTCAGTAGCAGGAAGACCTGTAGGAATTTCTCTTTTCTATCCTGAGTACGCTGACGGAGCCGAATACAGAAGAGATTTGCCGGGAGTATTGTCATTGGGAGTTTCTAAAGATTTCGGCAAGTTCACATATTCTGCAGGATACGTACATTATTTCAATAAAGCTGCTAAATTAGACAGATTCAAATATAAAGACGGACATGAATATAATTTCGGAGTAGATTACAGACTGAATGAAAAATTCACATTGCATGCAGGATTTAACTATGCAGATACAGGAGCTCCGAGAAATACATTCACGGATGTTGAATATGCAGTAAATTCACAAATATATGCAGCAGGATTGACTTATAAACCGACTGAAAGTTCTGAATGGAAATTCGGGATAGCACATGTTTCATATAATTCTTCAAACGGAGAAAAGGAAAAAACTGCACTACCGGGAGTCAGTCTTGATAAATCAAAAGTGAAATATGATAAATCAATAAATGTATTCACATTGGGATACACACATAAATTTTAA
- a CDS encoding DUF1858 domain-containing protein codes for MEKVDKDMNIMEAVERFPIIAQVLMRYGLGCVGCIISSAETLGEGIAAHGLNPDIIIEEVNMILEKQQEQG; via the coding sequence ATGGAAAAAGTAGATAAAGATATGAATATAATGGAAGCTGTAGAAAGATTTCCGATAATAGCACAAGTTCTTATGAGATACGGATTGGGATGCGTAGGTTGTATAATTTCCAGTGCTGAAACTTTGGGAGAGGGAATTGCGGCACACGGATTAAATCCGGATATTATCATTGAAGAAGTAAATATGATATTGGAAAAACAGCAGGAACAAGGATAG
- the secE gene encoding preprotein translocase subunit SecE, with product MSKFNVSDAIKNMIDEYKKIYWPNRSEVFHVTIIVLLITLFIALYILVFDNVFDLLLNRLTQILKSFLGGR from the coding sequence ATGAGCAAATTTAATGTATCGGATGCTATTAAGAATATGATTGATGAGTATAAAAAAATATACTGGCCGAACAGATCGGAAGTTTTTCATGTAACAATAATAGTATTATTAATAACTTTGTTTATAGCTTTATACATATTGGTGTTTGACAATGTGTTTGATCTTTTGTTAAACAGACTGACTCAAATTTTAAAAAGCTTTTTAGGAGGCAGATAA